One stretch of Fictibacillus sp. b24 DNA includes these proteins:
- a CDS encoding murein hydrolase activator EnvC family protein, with protein sequence MKRKVVGTVLSLSLALGAFTVYHSESVVHAESLSSIKKKQQENAKKAKDSQAKLDANKSSQAAVEQEIARIDQVSTDTDLKIQTKQTEITKTKTEISVLKGEIAVVQKRIDERDKLLKERVNSMYESGGAVSYLEVVLGSKDFGDFLDRVLALNMIAEQDRQLLEEQKKDKELLEVKMASVEKKLNNLQQAMQELQKLQQQLKAQMAEKARLMASLEKEEDQLHAEAHKIENEGALLKAQEDAFRAEQARAAAREKAARESSSSGSAPSTGPVSGNGMIIKPAAGRVTSGFGNRSSGMHEGIDIAQAGTVPIYAAADGTVIKSEYSSSYGNVVYISHSIGGQQWTTVYAHMSSRAVQGGSVSKGQFLGNMGNTGHSFGQHLHFELHKGPWNAGKTNAVNPAAYW encoded by the coding sequence ATGAAAAGGAAAGTGGTTGGAACAGTGCTATCGTTAAGTTTGGCACTGGGCGCTTTTACCGTGTATCACTCTGAATCCGTCGTTCACGCGGAATCTTTATCAAGCATCAAGAAAAAACAACAAGAAAATGCAAAGAAAGCTAAGGACTCACAAGCTAAGCTGGATGCTAACAAAAGCAGTCAAGCTGCTGTAGAACAAGAAATCGCACGAATCGATCAGGTTTCTACTGACACAGATTTAAAAATTCAGACAAAGCAAACTGAGATAACGAAAACAAAAACAGAGATTTCAGTATTAAAAGGTGAAATCGCAGTCGTTCAAAAGCGAATCGACGAGCGTGACAAACTTTTAAAAGAACGTGTTAATTCGATGTATGAATCAGGCGGAGCTGTTTCTTACTTAGAAGTTGTTCTAGGTTCGAAAGACTTTGGTGATTTTTTAGATCGTGTTCTAGCATTGAACATGATTGCAGAACAAGACCGCCAGCTTTTAGAAGAACAGAAGAAAGATAAAGAACTTCTTGAAGTAAAGATGGCATCTGTTGAGAAGAAACTAAACAATCTTCAACAAGCGATGCAAGAATTGCAAAAACTTCAGCAGCAGTTAAAAGCTCAAATGGCGGAAAAAGCGCGTTTGATGGCTTCTCTTGAAAAAGAAGAAGACCAACTTCATGCAGAAGCACACAAGATTGAAAATGAAGGTGCCCTTCTAAAAGCACAGGAAGACGCATTCCGTGCTGAGCAGGCACGTGCAGCGGCAAGGGAAAAAGCGGCTCGTGAATCTTCATCTAGTGGTTCAGCTCCATCTACGGGACCTGTTTCAGGTAACGGCATGATCATCAAACCAGCAGCTGGACGTGTGACTTCTGGCTTTGGTAACAGAAGCAGCGGTATGCATGAAGGTATTGATATCGCGCAAGCTGGAACGGTTCCAATCTATGCAGCAGCTGATGGAACAGTTATTAAATCAGAATACTCATCATCTTATGGAAACGTTGTTTATATTTCTCACTCGATTGGCGGGCAGCAATGGACGACGGTATACGCTCATATGAGCAGCCGTGCTGTACAGGGTGGATCTGTTTCAAAAGGCCAGTTCCTTGGAAACATGGGGAACACGGGACATTCATTTGGTCAGCACTTACACTTTGAGCTTCATAAAGGACCTTGGAATGCAGGAAAAACAAATGCTGTAAATCCTGCGGCATACTGGTAA
- a CDS encoding YitT family protein: protein MRKRRGILHPTVELILEYVYVVIGSGLVALAFSVFLLPNQIASGGVSGISTILYGLFQWKPSIVQWSLNIPLFFAGLFFLGRRFGAKTLVGTIVLPFFVFIFEEWGAATEDPLLGAIFGGLGIGAGLGIVFRGKASTGGVDLLAQIVHKYTGASLGSIILLIDGTIVTASALFFGIEQALYALIAMFITAKTIDVVQIGLGTTKMALIISDQEDELRQGILTHIYRGVTKINAFGGYTQDERPMLMVVVAQYEVTKLKQYVKSVDPSAFVIVVNANEVLGEGFKRG, encoded by the coding sequence ATGCGAAAACGACGCGGGATTTTACACCCAACGGTTGAACTTATTTTAGAATATGTATATGTAGTGATTGGATCAGGGCTCGTGGCACTGGCTTTCTCGGTGTTCTTGCTGCCAAACCAGATTGCCTCTGGCGGCGTGAGCGGAATATCGACGATTCTATACGGACTCTTTCAATGGAAACCTTCTATTGTGCAGTGGAGTTTAAACATTCCGCTTTTCTTTGCGGGTCTCTTTTTCCTAGGCAGACGATTCGGTGCGAAAACGCTTGTTGGAACGATTGTGCTTCCGTTCTTCGTCTTTATTTTTGAAGAGTGGGGGGCGGCGACGGAAGATCCGTTGCTTGGAGCGATTTTCGGCGGACTTGGGATTGGAGCGGGACTTGGAATCGTATTCCGAGGAAAAGCTTCCACTGGTGGTGTTGACCTGCTTGCTCAGATCGTCCACAAATACACTGGAGCATCACTCGGATCGATCATTCTCCTTATTGACGGTACGATTGTTACAGCATCAGCACTTTTCTTCGGAATCGAGCAAGCACTGTATGCACTGATCGCGATGTTCATTACGGCGAAAACAATAGATGTGGTGCAGATCGGACTCGGTACGACGAAAATGGCGCTTATCATTTCTGATCAAGAAGATGAGCTGCGTCAAGGGATTCTTACACACATCTATCGCGGCGTTACGAAGATTAATGCTTTTGGCGGTTATACGCAAGATGAACGTCCGATGCTGATGGTGGTTGTGGCACAATATGAAGTTACGAAATTAAAACAATATGTAAAAAGCGTGGATCCATCCGCCTTCGTTATCGTTGTTAACGCGAACGAGGTGCTAGGAGAAGGATTCAAACGTGGTTAA
- the ftsX gene encoding permease-like cell division protein FtsX, which produces MKIRTLKRHFVEAFKSMGRNGWMSFASISAVTVTLLLVSVFLAILLNINFIASQIEDDVQIRAYIERTEKPENYAAYQKDLEKLDKVKTVEYQSKEEGLDELIESLGDEGEAFSSLKNENPLRDAFIIYTEKPQDTAAVAKEVDKLKFVNKVEYGKGTVEKLFKVTDVARNVGIVLVLGLVFTAMFLISNTIKLTIVTRRREIEIMKLVGATNGFIRWPFFIEGFALGVAGAFLPIIVIAVGYQAIFDIVNQKLGTVFIELLPVTPLIPQLSLLMLLIGGVIGVWGSLTSVRKFLKI; this is translated from the coding sequence ATGAAGATTAGAACATTAAAACGACATTTTGTTGAAGCATTCAAGAGCATGGGAAGAAACGGCTGGATGTCCTTTGCTTCCATCTCTGCAGTAACGGTAACATTGCTTTTAGTTAGTGTATTCTTGGCCATTCTTTTGAACATTAACTTTATTGCAAGTCAGATAGAAGACGATGTTCAGATTAGAGCGTATATCGAAAGAACTGAAAAGCCTGAGAACTATGCGGCTTACCAAAAAGACCTCGAGAAACTTGATAAAGTGAAAACGGTAGAGTACCAATCAAAAGAAGAAGGTCTTGATGAATTGATTGAAAGTCTTGGAGATGAAGGGGAAGCCTTTTCATCACTAAAAAATGAGAACCCATTGCGAGATGCGTTTATCATTTATACCGAAAAGCCGCAAGATACGGCTGCAGTTGCAAAAGAAGTTGATAAGCTAAAATTTGTAAACAAAGTTGAGTATGGAAAAGGGACAGTCGAAAAACTATTTAAAGTTACGGATGTTGCCCGCAACGTTGGGATTGTACTCGTGTTAGGACTAGTATTCACAGCGATGTTCCTTATCTCAAATACGATAAAATTAACGATTGTTACACGACGCCGCGAGATTGAAATTATGAAACTCGTTGGTGCGACAAATGGATTTATCCGCTGGCCGTTCTTCATTGAAGGATTTGCTCTAGGTGTAGCCGGTGCTTTCCTTCCAATAATCGTGATCGCGGTTGGATATCAAGCCATTTTCGATATCGTGAATCAAAAATTAGGGACAGTATTTATTGAGCTATTGCCAGTAACACCGCTTATCCCTCAGCTATCACTATTGATGCTGTTAATCGGTGGAGTTATCGGCGTATGGGGAAGCTTAACGTCTGTCCGTAAATTCTTGAAGATTTAA
- a CDS encoding nuclease-related domain-containing protein: MIIKHRSQPIIINKLESLLKRSPLLDEKREEIRDALRKFVSGYRGEQSMDYFYRYLPPNNLSILHGLRILHQDYFFQMDTLIITPNFLLIIECKNIAGHLYFESSYDPMIRTYNAQREGFDNPVEQVKRQSYHLMSILKNLKSLTIPIESLVVITNPTTITEFSPAYKEARSKIIKSSGIVSKFDEVSNKHQKEILQAKEIKRIIKHLLKHHTPENPDVCQKFQINPDSLLKGVFCPKCDMAFLKRLQRSWYCSKCRKVYKNAHESALLDYALLVSMTITNKKCKEFLNLPSTSQGYHILKSLNLPFTGNRKSRIYHLDDLVKNITTKEDLLP, from the coding sequence TTGATAATAAAACACCGTTCTCAGCCCATTATTATTAATAAGTTGGAGTCACTTTTAAAGCGATCACCTCTTTTGGATGAAAAAAGAGAAGAAATTCGCGATGCACTCAGAAAATTTGTTTCTGGCTATCGCGGTGAACAGTCTATGGATTATTTTTATCGTTACTTGCCACCAAACAACCTCAGTATTCTTCATGGATTAAGGATTTTGCATCAAGATTACTTTTTTCAAATGGACACACTTATTATTACACCGAACTTTCTTCTTATTATTGAATGTAAGAATATCGCCGGACACTTATATTTTGAGAGCTCCTATGATCCTATGATTCGAACGTATAATGCTCAACGAGAAGGGTTTGATAACCCGGTTGAGCAAGTGAAACGACAGTCTTATCACTTGATGTCTATTTTAAAAAATCTCAAATCTCTGACTATACCTATCGAATCCCTCGTGGTAATTACGAATCCAACTACGATAACAGAATTCTCTCCTGCCTATAAAGAAGCTCGCTCGAAAATAATAAAAAGCTCAGGGATAGTTTCTAAATTTGATGAGGTAAGCAACAAACACCAAAAAGAAATACTCCAAGCAAAAGAAATAAAAAGAATAATTAAGCATCTTTTAAAACATCACACACCTGAAAACCCCGATGTGTGCCAAAAGTTTCAAATCAATCCTGACTCTCTATTAAAAGGTGTGTTTTGTCCGAAATGTGATATGGCATTTTTAAAACGTCTCCAAAGAAGTTGGTATTGTTCAAAGTGCAGAAAAGTATATAAAAATGCTCACGAATCGGCATTACTAGATTATGCGCTTCTCGTTTCCATGACGATAACCAACAAGAAATGTAAAGAATTCCTCAACTTGCCTTCAACCAGTCAAGGTTATCACATTCTAAAATCTCTCAACCTCCCGTTCACCGGCAACCGAAAATCTCGCATCTATCATCTAGACGACCTGGTCAAAAATATAACCACTAAAGAAGACCTGCTTCCTTAG
- the ftsE gene encoding cell division ATP-binding protein FtsE: MIEMIDVWKTYPNGVMALNGIDVYIDKGEFVYVVGPSGAGKSTFIKCMYREEKPTQGSIIINGTNLAKVKERQIPKVRRKMGVIFQDFKLLPRLTVYENVAFALEVIEESPKVIRERVMEVLDLVKLKNKARMFPDELSGGEQQRVSIARSIVNHPPVVIADEPTGNLDPETAWEIMDIFKEINARGTTVVMATHNKEIVNTITKRVIAIEGGRIVRDEAKGDYGYED; this comes from the coding sequence TTGATAGAAATGATTGATGTATGGAAAACATATCCGAACGGTGTTATGGCACTCAACGGAATTGACGTCTACATAGATAAAGGTGAATTTGTATATGTAGTCGGACCAAGTGGTGCTGGTAAATCTACATTTATAAAATGTATGTATCGAGAAGAAAAGCCAACACAGGGTTCTATTATTATTAACGGCACGAACCTTGCTAAAGTAAAAGAAAGACAAATTCCTAAAGTACGCAGAAAGATGGGCGTAATCTTCCAGGACTTTAAACTATTACCGCGTTTAACGGTATATGAAAACGTAGCATTTGCACTTGAAGTTATCGAAGAATCGCCAAAAGTGATCAGAGAACGTGTTATGGAAGTTCTTGATCTCGTAAAACTGAAAAACAAAGCGCGCATGTTCCCGGACGAACTATCTGGTGGAGAGCAGCAGCGTGTATCCATCGCACGTTCTATTGTGAATCACCCGCCAGTTGTTATAGCGGATGAGCCGACAGGTAACCTTGATCCTGAAACAGCTTGGGAGATCATGGACATCTTTAAAGAGATCAATGCCCGTGGAACGACAGTTGTTATGGCAACTCACAATAAAGAAATCGTAAATACAATCACAAAGCGCGTAATTGCCATTGAAGGCGGCCGAATTGTACGTGATGAGGCGAAGGGGGATTACGGCTATGAAGATTAG
- a CDS encoding S41 family peptidase — protein sequence MNVNKKMLALLIVLSLLVGAGGMYGSMALFGNDSKYVQNGEVNDLPKAKTKLNSDEEFAKLQKTYEIISSRYVEDVDRDKLLEGAIQGMVKTLKDPYSVYMDEETASQFSQSLDSSFEGIGAEVSMVDGKVTIVAPFKDSPAEKAGLKPNDQIITIDGKSVEGLDLYKAVLKIRGEKGSVVTLGVKRSGVSDVMPIKVTRDEIPIETVYSDIEEVKGKKIGVLEITSFSEKTGSDFKKHLTDLEKQKIDGLVIDVRGNPGGYLEAVDSILRQIIPENKPFVQIEDRKGNKERYVSTLKEKKDYPIVGLIDKGSASASEILAAALQEGGSYELVGEKSFGKGTVQQSIDLGDGSNIKLTLFKWLTPDGNWIHKKGVKPTYEVKQPEYFYTNPIAIEKKSLEFDMNNEQVKNAQIMLNGLGFQTGREDGYFDEKTQSAVTAFQRANNLPATGKVDAKTAGKMESKVIDSIRDDKNDVQRKTAIELLAK from the coding sequence ATGAACGTAAATAAAAAAATGTTGGCCCTGCTGATTGTTCTTTCCTTGCTTGTTGGTGCTGGTGGAATGTATGGTTCGATGGCACTGTTTGGTAACGATTCAAAGTATGTTCAGAATGGTGAAGTAAACGATCTGCCAAAAGCGAAAACGAAGCTTAACAGTGACGAAGAGTTCGCCAAGCTCCAAAAGACGTATGAAATCATCTCTTCTCGATATGTGGAAGACGTTGATCGTGACAAGCTGCTAGAAGGTGCCATTCAAGGAATGGTCAAAACATTAAAAGATCCATACTCCGTTTATATGGATGAAGAAACAGCTAGTCAGTTTTCACAATCGCTGGATTCTTCTTTTGAAGGAATCGGTGCAGAAGTGAGCATGGTTGACGGCAAAGTAACGATCGTTGCGCCTTTCAAAGACTCTCCTGCAGAAAAAGCAGGTCTTAAGCCGAACGACCAAATTATCACGATAGACGGGAAAAGTGTGGAAGGCCTTGATCTTTATAAAGCCGTATTAAAAATTCGCGGTGAAAAAGGATCTGTCGTTACACTTGGCGTAAAGCGCAGCGGTGTTAGTGATGTGATGCCGATTAAAGTTACACGTGACGAGATTCCGATCGAAACCGTTTATTCTGATATTGAAGAAGTAAAAGGCAAAAAGATTGGTGTTCTTGAAATTACGTCGTTCTCTGAAAAAACAGGATCTGATTTTAAAAAGCACCTAACAGACCTTGAAAAACAAAAGATTGACGGACTTGTGATCGACGTGCGTGGAAATCCTGGCGGCTACTTAGAAGCGGTTGACAGCATCCTTCGCCAGATCATTCCTGAGAACAAACCTTTTGTTCAGATTGAAGACCGAAAAGGAAACAAAGAGCGCTATGTTTCCACGTTAAAAGAAAAGAAAGACTATCCAATCGTTGGTCTGATTGACAAAGGAAGTGCATCCGCTTCTGAAATCCTTGCAGCTGCCTTACAAGAAGGCGGAAGTTACGAACTTGTTGGTGAGAAATCATTCGGTAAAGGTACCGTTCAACAATCGATCGATCTTGGAGATGGGTCGAACATCAAGCTGACGCTGTTTAAATGGTTAACGCCTGATGGCAACTGGATACACAAAAAAGGTGTAAAACCTACTTATGAAGTGAAGCAGCCAGAATACTTCTACACGAACCCGATTGCCATTGAGAAAAAATCATTAGAGTTCGATATGAACAACGAACAAGTGAAGAACGCTCAAATCATGTTGAACGGGCTAGGCTTCCAAACTGGAAGAGAAGATGGCTATTTTGATGAAAAGACACAGTCTGCTGTAACTGCATTCCAGCGTGCCAACAATTTGCCGGCGACAGGGAAAGTAGATGCGAAGACAGCTGGCAAGATGGAGTCTAAGGTCATTGATTCGATACGTGATGATAAGAATGATGTTCAGCGCAAAACTGCTATCGAATTGCTTGCAAAATAA